The proteins below are encoded in one region of Sulfitobacter sp. SK012:
- a CDS encoding low temperature requirement protein A, producing the protein MKKNSSFFYFPPRDSTETHRGATPLELMFDLAAVIAIAAAAHGLAHAIEAAHAAQGIISFVCSFFMIGLAWMNYTWFASAYDDDSATFRILTMVIMFGALMLAAGIGAVFEHQRIWLALFGFIIMRLGMAAFWLGAARADPKHRKTALRYASGIAAMQLYWIGIVVLVAPTSAAYLPLFLIGAAGELAVPAIAERQRTTTWHRHHMIERYGLLNIIVLGETFIAITAMIQLEDEAALPNLEYLWLASLSAIIAFSLWGVYFTADGHLRSDALRHALLWAYGHFALFAAGAATGAGMLVMLNTLGQSAQIDTQVGILAIAVPIAIYLAALWLIRDRVHPNGTGRWLLLFVAGLVLLLGLAAPMALELIALLLVATVLVHRKLSCA; encoded by the coding sequence ATGAAAAAAAACAGCAGCTTCTTTTACTTTCCTCCGCGTGATTCAACCGAGACCCATCGCGGAGCGACTCCACTGGAACTGATGTTCGACTTGGCGGCAGTCATTGCGATTGCGGCTGCCGCACACGGGCTTGCACATGCTATTGAGGCGGCCCATGCCGCACAGGGCATAATCAGTTTCGTATGTAGTTTTTTTATGATCGGACTGGCCTGGATGAACTACACGTGGTTCGCCTCGGCTTATGATGACGATTCCGCCACCTTTCGCATTCTCACGATGGTCATCATGTTCGGTGCGTTGATGTTGGCAGCCGGTATCGGGGCGGTTTTTGAGCATCAGAGGATTTGGCTTGCACTTTTTGGGTTCATCATCATGCGACTCGGGATGGCCGCATTCTGGCTGGGCGCAGCCCGAGCGGATCCAAAACATCGCAAGACGGCTTTGCGCTACGCCAGTGGAATCGCCGCAATGCAGCTCTATTGGATCGGAATTGTTGTGCTTGTGGCCCCAACATCCGCGGCCTATCTCCCGCTTTTTCTAATCGGGGCGGCTGGTGAACTGGCCGTTCCAGCAATTGCCGAGCGCCAACGTACCACCACTTGGCATCGCCACCACATGATTGAACGTTATGGTCTCCTAAACATTATCGTTTTGGGCGAGACATTCATCGCGATCACAGCAATGATCCAACTTGAGGACGAAGCGGCCTTACCCAATTTAGAATACCTTTGGCTGGCGTCCCTGTCGGCAATCATCGCCTTCTCACTATGGGGGGTGTATTTCACCGCTGACGGGCATCTAAGAAGCGATGCGTTGAGGCATGCCCTGTTGTGGGCCTATGGCCATTTTGCTCTCTTCGCCGCGGGAGCAGCAACAGGCGCGGGCATGCTTGTTATGCTGAACACTCTCGGCCAGTCCGCGCAAATTGATACACAGGTTGGTATCTTGGCTATAGCTGTTCCCATTGCAATTTATCTTGCTGCCCTTTGGCTGATCCGCGACCGGGTGCACCCGAACGGTACGGGCCGCTGGTTGCTGCTATTCGTCGCTGGTTTGGTCCTGCTCCTTGGATTAGCGGCACCA
- a CDS encoding DUF1254 domain-containing protein, with amino-acid sequence MNSTKLKLIRSACTLSALTILATPAFAQMSDVTRSMVERRACEAAIWGLPAISAYDIELSLQRDAGAEPGVIGYMSAPMDSRHGFLTANDVTPYVIGGLTTKDGPIVIEVPPAGDKAAFFGTIVNAWQVPLADVGTTGTDKGEGGKYLILPPGYDGDVPEGYITSQSNTWGVHFAFRPVAKNGGTHADQAAYAQKLQWYPLANANNPSPTEFVDLKENPVNTLPVYDMSYFADLNAVVQREPVLEQDKAMMGMLASLGIERGKPFNPDAEMQEAMLAGLDCAYDQMQARFVTDGGGFKSIWDDRQWGPFAIDPEQAKLGFPFVTETAVLTDERAGQYFYLTYLPKNLGGGTFYLGAVRDADNNMLNGKDTYKLNVPADTPAEDFWSVIVYSMESKGFVQGAESVGRATPNLPDMNTNADGSVDVYFAPSAPEGQDANWIPTGEDFFLLFRLYGPAEGWLESGWKLADVEKVN; translated from the coding sequence ATGAATTCCACAAAACTCAAATTAATTCGCTCTGCATGTACTCTAAGCGCCCTTACAATTCTTGCCACTCCAGCATTTGCCCAAATGAGCGATGTCACGCGCTCAATGGTAGAGCGCCGCGCTTGTGAGGCGGCTATTTGGGGGCTACCTGCCATTAGCGCTTATGACATCGAACTTTCATTGCAGCGTGATGCGGGCGCAGAACCTGGTGTCATTGGGTATATGTCTGCGCCAATGGACTCGCGGCACGGATTTCTGACGGCCAACGATGTGACCCCATATGTAATTGGAGGCCTGACGACGAAGGATGGCCCCATAGTGATCGAAGTACCTCCTGCGGGCGACAAAGCTGCCTTCTTCGGCACTATTGTAAACGCTTGGCAAGTGCCCCTTGCCGATGTTGGCACAACGGGTACTGACAAAGGTGAGGGCGGAAAATATCTCATCCTGCCACCTGGCTATGACGGCGACGTTCCCGAGGGTTACATCACCTCTCAATCCAACACTTGGGGCGTGCATTTTGCTTTCCGCCCAGTCGCTAAAAACGGCGGCACCCACGCCGATCAGGCAGCCTATGCACAGAAATTGCAGTGGTATCCATTGGCCAATGCCAACAACCCATCCCCTACAGAATTCGTCGATTTAAAAGAAAACCCCGTCAATACTCTGCCCGTCTATGACATGAGTTATTTTGCCGATCTGAATGCAGTTGTTCAGCGTGAACCCGTGCTTGAGCAAGACAAAGCCATGATGGGGATGCTTGCTTCGCTTGGAATTGAGCGCGGCAAACCCTTCAATCCGGATGCGGAAATGCAGGAAGCGATGCTAGCTGGGTTGGACTGTGCCTATGATCAAATGCAGGCGCGATTTGTCACTGATGGTGGTGGTTTCAAATCAATTTGGGACGACCGGCAATGGGGCCCATTCGCAATTGACCCCGAACAAGCCAAGCTTGGGTTCCCCTTTGTCACCGAGACCGCGGTTCTGACTGATGAACGCGCAGGGCAGTATTTCTATCTGACTTATCTCCCCAAGAACCTTGGTGGCGGCACCTTCTATCTTGGGGCGGTTCGTGATGCAGACAATAACATGCTGAACGGCAAAGACACCTATAAGCTCAACGTTCCCGCCGACACACCAGCCGAAGATTTTTGGTCGGTGATTGTTTACAGCATGGAATCCAAAGGGTTTGTCCAAGGGGCCGAGAGTGTTGGGCGCGCGACACCAAATCTACCCGACATGAATACAAATGCTGATGGATCGGTTGACGTCTATTTTGCACCATCTGCACCAGAGGGTCAGGACGCAAACTGGATTCCGACAGGTGAAGATTTCTTCCTCCTGTTTCGCCTCTATGGCCCAGCAGAGGGCTGGCTCGAAAGTGGGTGGAAACTGGCCGACGTGGAAAAGGTTAATTAG
- a CDS encoding AraC family transcriptional regulator — translation MISAMSLGAMPQFAVEQLGEKKTRSALHAVGLPKRFIDARDGYISEHALSNFIGLVSRSIGYDRLGLLWAPFITVADYGAWGRYVLGAPDLGTALLRAQKEMQLHSNTDRVGMRVGTREVIYSYVFGLRGHPSYPDVAYTAIASILSIPRHFLGDKWVPLRIEFDFPKPVKEFQVEETFHCPVTFGHKDLRIYFPRNVLGVSNPDNLSLAITSRQDILRERAAGPPTTLVQSTQALVLQQLSEQIISLDRTAMSLGTSVRTLQRQLNEEGVTFRTLVNDVRMQRAQELLSLKGSTVRKVATTLGYTSPNNFSRAFSTNLGISPRQAQKISRSGFILT, via the coding sequence ATGATCTCAGCCATGTCCCTTGGGGCTATGCCGCAGTTTGCGGTAGAACAACTAGGCGAAAAGAAAACCAGAAGCGCGTTGCATGCAGTGGGCCTTCCGAAGAGGTTTATTGATGCCCGTGATGGATATATTTCGGAACACGCACTTTCTAATTTTATCGGCTTAGTATCTCGCAGCATAGGGTACGACCGACTTGGATTACTTTGGGCACCCTTTATAACCGTGGCGGACTATGGTGCTTGGGGCCGCTATGTTTTAGGAGCCCCTGATCTGGGAACTGCTCTTCTACGGGCCCAAAAAGAGATGCAACTTCACTCAAATACTGATCGGGTGGGCATGAGAGTTGGCACACGTGAGGTCATATATTCCTATGTATTTGGACTAAGAGGACATCCAAGTTATCCAGATGTTGCTTACACCGCCATTGCCTCTATCTTAAGTATCCCGCGACATTTTCTCGGGGATAAATGGGTTCCATTGCGCATAGAGTTTGATTTTCCAAAGCCAGTAAAAGAATTCCAAGTCGAGGAAACGTTCCATTGTCCAGTTACCTTCGGGCACAAAGATCTCCGAATATACTTTCCGCGCAATGTTCTAGGTGTTTCAAATCCAGACAATCTTAGTCTAGCGATTACGTCGCGCCAAGACATCTTACGAGAGCGAGCCGCAGGGCCGCCCACAACGCTCGTTCAATCTACGCAGGCACTTGTTTTACAACAACTCTCTGAGCAAATTATCTCCTTGGATCGTACTGCAATGTCGCTTGGAACAAGCGTGCGAACCCTTCAAAGGCAGCTAAACGAAGAAGGGGTTACCTTTCGAACGCTGGTAAATGATGTCCGCATGCAGCGTGCGCAAGAATTGCTCAGCCTTAAAGGGAGCACGGTTAGAAAAGTTGCAACCACGCTCGGATACACCAGCCCAAATAACTTCAGCAGAGCCTTCTCAACCAATCTCGGAATTTCCCCGCGACAGGCTCAGAAAATAAGTCGTAGTGGTTTTATCCTCACGTGA